From one Halothece sp. PCC 7418 genomic stretch:
- a CDS encoding DICT sensory domain-containing protein — protein MHRSTSLVTELLGQLPHLRTQIYFKSSLTALSHAMEDQVFATADPPLVIASFQQERFYRQEAHRYRRLGEKSDHIYIFCGGNTSFEENEQTCTTINFAPDDVLAQEWHLTVISKTFTSCLICRECAAHDNDEAVTLDSARRFEGIWTFDAEVTKTATALLFQKILSYRPELQSQIEAAQQYYLSNPPQPESSSEWVNPDAFVERLVTHLQAGQYRVIRAYSAIAKKEEKERLLRSLTNAIRQSLDLQEILEITVQEVGEALAACRCLVYRCRPDTTTATIEHEFLRDNITSVENEIWPVKNNPLLQNVREKGTPIYIKDTGSEPTIQNNSLLSSLVDEHQIYSWLFIPLLYQGQVIGMIELHHCYRRETAWTEEDIELVEAIAPQIGLALTQAEAYTNLETLNEQLEALEQTRSNLVAITGHELRTPLSTIQVCLESLVSEPDMSEELRQVMLSTALNDAERMRRLVQDFLTLSRLESGRIEWNPEPMSVEECIELSLSNIRGKNTETPLPEIENQAKTDLPLTYVDGEWLVEVLAKLLDNACKFTDNTGKIILSAEPQNQHQVKVTVSDTGRGIEPSRLETVFDRFYQEEGALQRTTGGTGLGLAICRQIVEKWGGEIWAESTGKNQGTQFHFTIPIAKEARVKSTVSQ, from the coding sequence ATGCACAGATCGACTTCTTTAGTGACGGAGTTATTGGGACAACTTCCGCACTTACGAACCCAAATTTATTTCAAATCCTCCTTGACTGCTCTTTCCCACGCCATGGAGGATCAAGTTTTTGCAACGGCAGATCCCCCACTGGTGATTGCAAGTTTTCAACAGGAACGGTTTTATCGACAAGAAGCCCATCGTTATCGACGCTTAGGCGAAAAAAGCGATCACATCTACATTTTTTGTGGGGGAAATACCTCCTTTGAAGAGAATGAGCAAACTTGCACCACCATTAATTTTGCTCCCGATGATGTCCTTGCTCAAGAATGGCATTTAACTGTTATTAGCAAAACTTTTACCAGTTGTCTAATTTGTCGGGAATGTGCTGCTCATGATAATGATGAAGCGGTCACTTTAGATTCAGCGCGACGGTTTGAAGGAATCTGGACATTTGATGCGGAAGTGACAAAAACCGCAACCGCTCTCCTGTTTCAAAAGATTTTATCTTACCGCCCCGAATTGCAATCTCAAATTGAAGCAGCCCAGCAATATTATCTAAGCAATCCCCCACAACCCGAATCTTCCTCAGAATGGGTGAATCCAGATGCGTTTGTGGAACGGTTGGTAACGCATTTACAGGCGGGACAATATCGGGTAATTCGGGCTTACAGCGCGATCGCGAAAAAAGAAGAAAAAGAACGACTCTTGCGGTCTTTAACCAATGCCATTCGTCAATCACTAGACTTACAAGAAATTCTCGAAATTACCGTTCAGGAAGTAGGAGAAGCCCTTGCTGCTTGTCGGTGTTTAGTTTATCGCTGTCGCCCTGATACCACGACTGCAACCATTGAACACGAGTTTTTACGAGATAATATTACCTCTGTTGAAAACGAAATTTGGCCCGTTAAAAATAATCCGCTATTGCAAAACGTCCGTGAAAAAGGGACACCCATCTATATTAAAGACACAGGATCAGAACCGACCATTCAGAATAATTCCCTCTTATCCTCACTGGTTGACGAGCATCAAATTTATAGTTGGCTCTTTATTCCCTTGTTATATCAGGGACAAGTCATTGGCATGATCGAACTGCATCATTGCTATCGTCGAGAAACCGCGTGGACAGAGGAAGATATTGAACTCGTCGAAGCGATCGCGCCCCAAATCGGACTCGCCCTTACCCAAGCCGAAGCCTATACTAATCTGGAAACCCTCAACGAACAACTCGAAGCCCTCGAACAAACGCGATCTAACCTTGTCGCCATCACGGGACACGAACTCCGCACCCCCCTCTCCACCATTCAAGTGTGCTTAGAAAGCCTAGTCAGTGAACCCGATATGTCCGAAGAACTGCGACAGGTGATGTTATCTACCGCCCTTAATGATGCGGAACGAATGCGTCGTCTGGTGCAAGATTTCCTCACCCTTTCCCGTTTAGAAAGTGGACGTATTGAGTGGAATCCAGAACCAATGTCTGTAGAAGAATGTATTGAGTTATCCCTCAGTAATATTCGCGGAAAAAATACCGAAACCCCCTTACCCGAAATTGAAAATCAGGCAAAAACAGACCTTCCTCTCACTTATGTGGATGGAGAGTGGTTAGTGGAAGTGTTAGCCAAACTGTTAGATAATGCTTGTAAGTTTACCGACAACACTGGCAAAATTATCCTTTCCGCAGAACCCCAAAACCAACATCAAGTGAAAGTTACTGTCTCGGATACGGGACGAGGAATTGAACCTTCCCGCTTAGAAACCGTCTTCGACCGTTTTTATCAAGAAGAAGGGGCTTTGCAACGGACAACGGGAGGAACAGGTCTCGGGTTAGCCATCTGCCGTCAAATCGTCGAAAAATGGGGTGGAGAGATTTGGGCAGAATCGACAGGTAAAAACCAAGGGACACAGTTTCACTTTACGATTCCCATCGCTAAAGAAGCCCGCGTTAAATCTACCGTTAGCCAGTAG
- a CDS encoding S-methyl-5'-thioadenosine phosphorylase — MAQAKIGVIGGSGLYQMEALQDVEEVKLETPFGDPSDALIVGTLEGTRVAFLARHGRNHHLMPTELPFRANIHAMKQLGVEYIISASAVGSLQEQIKPLDMVIPDQFIDRTRNRVNTFFGDGIVAHIGFGDPVCEKLGDILYDSISHLELEEVTSHRGGTYVCMEGPAFSTKAESYLYRSWGAAVVGMTNLPEAKLAREAEIAYATLALVTDYDCWHDDHDSVTVEMVIEYLKKNAVNAQKVIQEAVRRINENPPSSEAHSALKNSIITPLDKAPTETKEKLKVFLGKYL, encoded by the coding sequence ATGGCGCAAGCAAAAATTGGTGTAATTGGCGGGAGTGGACTTTATCAAATGGAAGCCCTCCAAGATGTCGAAGAAGTGAAGTTAGAAACCCCTTTTGGTGATCCCTCTGATGCTCTAATTGTTGGCACCTTAGAAGGAACGCGAGTGGCTTTTCTCGCCCGTCATGGACGCAATCACCACCTGATGCCCACAGAGTTACCCTTTCGGGCAAATATCCACGCCATGAAGCAACTTGGAGTAGAATATATCATTTCTGCGTCTGCTGTCGGCTCTCTTCAGGAACAGATTAAACCATTAGATATGGTAATTCCCGATCAATTTATTGATCGCACCCGCAACCGAGTCAATACTTTTTTTGGAGATGGCATTGTTGCACATATTGGCTTTGGTGATCCAGTATGTGAAAAGCTAGGAGATATTCTATATGATTCCATCTCGCATTTGGAATTAGAAGAAGTCACGTCTCATCGCGGTGGAACTTATGTTTGTATGGAGGGACCTGCTTTCTCCACTAAAGCAGAATCTTATCTTTATCGCAGTTGGGGGGCTGCTGTGGTGGGAATGACTAATTTACCTGAAGCCAAACTGGCGCGAGAAGCAGAGATTGCTTATGCAACTTTAGCCTTAGTGACCGATTATGATTGTTGGCACGATGATCATGATAGTGTCACGGTAGAAATGGTCATTGAATATTTGAAAAAAAATGCGGTGAATGCTCAAAAAGTAATTCAAGAAGCAGTGCGTCGCATTAATGAAAATCCGCCAAGTTCAGAAGCACATTCGGCTCTGAAAAATTCAATTATCACCCCTTTGGATAAAGCCCCTACAGAAACAAAAGAGAAGTTAAAAGTGTTTTTAGGCAAATATCTTTAA
- the lspA gene encoding signal peptidase II: MKKNRLFWLVAIIGFILDQATKLIVVESFVEIGKTIALWEDVFHLTYVINRGAAFSLFAENGSWLRWLSLIVTIGLMTYAWFSPRLPKLEQLGYGFVLAGAAGNGLDRFLFGYVVDFLDFRLIQFPVFNLADICINIGIVCLILINLPAFQRSHRPRNGEQNKNE, encoded by the coding sequence ATGAAGAAAAATCGTTTATTTTGGCTCGTCGCCATCATTGGTTTTATTTTAGATCAAGCAACAAAATTAATCGTTGTTGAATCTTTTGTTGAAATTGGAAAAACGATCGCGCTGTGGGAAGATGTCTTTCATTTAACTTATGTGATTAATCGGGGCGCAGCGTTTAGTTTATTTGCCGAAAATGGCTCTTGGCTGCGTTGGTTATCATTAATCGTTACCATTGGTTTAATGACCTATGCTTGGTTTAGTCCTCGCTTACCCAAACTGGAACAACTGGGCTATGGTTTCGTCTTAGCGGGTGCTGCGGGAAATGGCTTAGACCGATTTTTATTTGGTTATGTGGTCGATTTTTTAGACTTTCGGTTGATTCAATTTCCCGTTTTTAATCTTGCAGATATTTGTATTAATATCGGAATTGTTTGTTTGATTCTCATTAATTTACCCGCTTTTCAACGTTCTCACCGCCCAAGAAACGGAGAACAAAATAAAAATGAATAA
- a CDS encoding ABC-ATPase domain-containing protein codes for MPTQDQLRSKLQQLDNASYKAYKDIKGRYDFLDFTLIIDYVQGDPFASPSQLRVQIPQSIAEFPEFLYQSPSREIALRDYLTRQFRQVAGKISSSRGTGKSGLIAITNVGQEILERSSVLVDEKMVEVRFIAGLPAKGRRVLGRQAAEMLCEDIPEIVDQALIYQSLSPKAIRHHLETAEDADWLREQLSQRNLTAFVPNGAILPRRSGVDDRPLVDQNVVPFQSPPELQVSFNCPNRGTVEGMGIPEGITLIVGGGYHGKSTLLEALELGVYNHIPDDGRELVVMNPDAVKIRAEDGRNVVGVDISPFINQLPQGRSTTDFSSPNASGSTSQAANIVEALEAGAKVLLVDEDTTATNFMIRDHRMQQLISKEKEPITPFIDKIQLLYQDYQVSTILVMGGSGDYFDMADTVIAMENFQPFEVTEKAKVIAQENRTERSAEGGDRFGTITPRIPLADSIDPSRGKKDVNVKVRDDDEVSFGNEEIDLAAVEQLVDKSQLRAIAAAIVYAKKQYLDGKRTLPEILDLVLADIDEKGLDVVTPSPQHDLAYFRRFELAAALNRLRTLAVKN; via the coding sequence ATGCCAACCCAAGATCAACTCCGTTCAAAACTCCAACAATTAGATAACGCTAGCTACAAAGCGTATAAAGACATCAAAGGACGTTATGATTTTCTGGATTTTACGCTGATTATTGACTATGTTCAAGGGGATCCGTTTGCGTCTCCCTCTCAGTTGCGAGTGCAAATTCCACAGTCTATTGCTGAGTTTCCCGAGTTTCTCTATCAGTCTCCCAGTCGGGAAATTGCGCTGCGAGATTACCTCACCCGTCAGTTTCGCCAAGTTGCAGGAAAAATAAGTTCTTCCCGAGGTACAGGAAAAAGTGGTTTAATTGCCATTACCAATGTCGGACAAGAAATTTTAGAGCGCAGTTCGGTACTAGTTGATGAGAAGATGGTGGAAGTGCGCTTTATCGCTGGCTTACCCGCCAAAGGACGGCGCGTTTTAGGTCGTCAAGCAGCAGAAATGTTGTGTGAAGATATCCCTGAAATTGTGGATCAAGCCCTGATTTATCAGTCCCTTAGTCCAAAAGCGATTCGTCATCATCTGGAAACGGCTGAGGATGCAGACTGGTTAAGAGAACAGTTATCGCAACGGAATTTAACGGCGTTTGTCCCTAATGGGGCAATTTTACCCCGTCGCAGTGGCGTAGATGATCGTCCTTTAGTGGATCAAAATGTTGTTCCCTTTCAATCTCCCCCAGAGTTACAAGTTAGTTTTAATTGTCCCAATCGTGGAACCGTCGAAGGAATGGGCATTCCAGAAGGGATTACCTTAATTGTTGGTGGTGGCTATCATGGCAAGTCAACCTTGTTAGAGGCGTTAGAGTTGGGGGTTTATAACCATATTCCTGATGATGGACGGGAGTTAGTGGTGATGAATCCTGATGCGGTGAAGATTCGCGCGGAAGATGGGAGAAATGTGGTTGGTGTCGATATTTCTCCGTTTATTAACCAGTTACCGCAGGGTCGGTCAACAACTGATTTTTCGAGTCCGAATGCAAGTGGTAGCACCTCCCAAGCAGCGAATATTGTGGAAGCCTTGGAAGCAGGGGCAAAAGTGTTATTAGTGGATGAAGATACAACGGCGACAAATTTTATGATCCGCGATCATCGGATGCAGCAGTTAATTAGTAAGGAGAAAGAACCAATTACGCCGTTTATTGATAAGATTCAACTGCTTTATCAGGATTATCAAGTTTCCACCATTCTTGTTATGGGCGGAAGTGGCGATTATTTTGATATGGCGGATACCGTGATCGCAATGGAGAATTTTCAGCCCTTTGAGGTGACAGAAAAAGCCAAAGTGATCGCGCAAGAAAATCGCACGGAACGTTCGGCAGAAGGGGGAGACCGTTTTGGCACTATTACCCCTCGCATTCCCTTGGCAGATAGCATTGATCCCAGTCGCGGGAAAAAAGATGTCAATGTGAAAGTTCGCGATGATGATGAGGTCTCTTTTGGGAATGAAGAGATTGATCTGGCTGCGGTTGAACAGTTAGTGGATAAAAGTCAACTCCGCGCGATCGCTGCTGCGATTGTTTATGCGAAAAAACAGTATCTCGATGGCAAACGCACTCTTCCTGAAATCTTAGATTTAGTCTTAGCAGATATTGATGAAAAAGGATTAGATGTGGTCACGCCTTCTCCCCAACATGATTTAGCTTATTTCCGTCGGTTTGAACTAGCAGCAGCCCTCAATCGACTCCGCACCTTAGCGGTGAAAAATTAA
- a CDS encoding biotin transporter BioY, translating into MSSPSNELFWTIIGLILTIGGTFVEAFTTNFPWSWTEKGLEIHSLGVTYQIGAVLLTGCLGGKRAGALSQLAYVTLGLVWLPVFGSGGGMDYLTEPTFGYIIGFVPGAWFCGILAFRRDKQLEWLAISCLFGLAIIHSFGIIYLVGLHYFQLFVLDSPLLLFPTILQYSWQPLDGQLALVCAVAVLAYGLRNILFY; encoded by the coding sequence GTGTCGTCTCCAAGCAATGAATTATTCTGGACAATTATTGGTTTAATCTTGACCATTGGCGGGACATTTGTGGAAGCCTTCACCACTAATTTTCCTTGGTCTTGGACGGAAAAAGGTCTTGAGATCCATTCTTTGGGGGTAACGTATCAAATCGGGGCGGTCTTACTCACTGGATGTCTGGGGGGGAAACGGGCGGGGGCTTTATCACAACTGGCTTATGTCACCCTCGGTTTAGTCTGGTTACCTGTCTTCGGTAGCGGTGGGGGAATGGACTATCTCACAGAACCAACGTTTGGTTATATTATTGGCTTTGTGCCTGGGGCTTGGTTTTGTGGAATTCTAGCGTTTCGTCGAGATAAACAACTGGAATGGTTAGCGATCAGTTGTTTATTTGGATTAGCAATTATTCATAGTTTTGGCATTATTTATTTAGTGGGATTGCATTATTTTCAGTTATTCGTTTTAGATTCACCCTTGCTGTTATTCCCCACAATTCTCCAATATTCTTGGCAACCCTTAGACGGACAATTAGCCTTGGTTTGTGCTGTTGCTGTTTTAGCCTATGGTTTACGTAATATTTTATTTTATTAA
- the map gene encoding type I methionyl aminopeptidase: MNFFTQLLSPKTSQAQPKPSRRRKRHRGIEIKNAQEIEYMRESGRIVATVLKEISEIAEAGMTTADLDAYAEKRIREMGATPSFKGYHGFPGSICICINNEVVHGIPSAKKVIRKGDLLKVDTGAYKNGFHGDSCITIPIGKIKPKAQELMEVAETALYEGVKQVKAGTELLDIAGAIEDYVTSRGYSVVEGFTGHGVGRNLHEAPAVFNIRTNQLPNVKLKAGMVLAIEPIVNAGSKFTRTLRDRWTVVTVDKSLSAQFEHTVLVTPDGYEILTDRAQV, from the coding sequence ATGAATTTCTTCACTCAACTCCTCTCTCCGAAAACATCGCAAGCACAACCAAAACCCTCTCGACGACGGAAACGTCATCGCGGAATTGAAATTAAAAATGCTCAAGAAATTGAGTATATGCGGGAATCAGGGCGAATTGTTGCCACGGTTTTAAAGGAAATTTCTGAGATTGCAGAAGCGGGAATGACCACCGCCGACCTCGATGCCTATGCGGAAAAGCGGATTCGAGAAATGGGTGCAACGCCAAGTTTTAAGGGGTATCATGGCTTTCCAGGTTCGATTTGTATTTGTATTAATAATGAAGTGGTGCATGGGATTCCTAGCGCGAAAAAAGTCATTCGTAAGGGGGATCTCTTAAAGGTGGATACAGGGGCGTATAAAAATGGGTTTCATGGGGATTCTTGTATTACGATCCCGATTGGTAAAATTAAACCGAAAGCCCAAGAGTTGATGGAAGTGGCGGAAACTGCCCTGTATGAAGGGGTGAAACAAGTGAAAGCAGGAACAGAATTATTAGACATTGCTGGCGCGATCGAGGATTATGTCACTAGTCGCGGTTATAGTGTTGTCGAAGGCTTTACGGGTCATGGCGTGGGGCGGAATCTCCACGAAGCCCCTGCGGTGTTTAATATACGAACCAATCAACTCCCCAATGTGAAGTTAAAAGCGGGGATGGTGCTTGCGATTGAACCGATTGTGAATGCGGGATCAAAATTTACTCGTACCTTGCGCGATCGCTGGACAGTGGTCACCGTCGATAAATCTCTCTCCGCTCAATTTGAACATACCGTTTTGGTTACCCCAGACGGCTATGAAATTTTAACCGATCGCGCTCAGGTTTAA
- a CDS encoding PBP1A family penicillin-binding protein yields MNNRSKRDQPQTINQFVTQAIQTVQAQALTLKPSANVPELRIKNGKEKKITKHPLIGDRYLLGRSSRSCDIVVRNSLISQVHLSINRTQSGNYTIKDEDSLNGIYIGKRKQSSFVLRHGDRFTLGPRDLADAVEITYYDPPPLLLRGFSYIFYGIGGLAILFALVIGLEWTKFSVQPLPVGVQGPVVVYSRDGQTPLRPLQSGTHRELKNLSDFSPYLPDAVIASEDTRFYWHFGVDPIGILRAIVVNLTANDVRQGASTLTQQLARSLYPDYVGRENTVKRKINEMIVALKLETFYSKDRLLLTYLNRVYLGVGSYGFEDAAQFYFNKSASDVNLSEAATLVAILPAPNAYNPVRDYETAVQLRDRVINRMANLGLVSAEEAQRARRSRIEVSPKAKQNFSQIRAPYFYNHVLVELRELLGSELAAEGNFIVETALDLDLQQQAETSLRENLKNQGAYYGYNQGAMVTLESNTGGIRALVGGKSYQESQFNRVTQAQRQPGSTFKVFAYAAALEQGISRSYSCSPLRWKGQRYTGCERSAGNISPARGLAQSENVVALRVARDVGLNNVVQMAQRLGVESDLNPVPGLVLGQSEVNLLEMTGTYTVFANNGIKNRPHAIRRIFDGGDCPNPDDYETCRVIYDYKNNAERDRAVVSPRIAQTMNQWLQQVVQQGTGRAANIGRNAAGKTGTTNDAVDLWFIGYAPRQDLTTGVWLGNDQPSPTRGSSSQAAQLWGNYMRSIFR; encoded by the coding sequence ATGAATAATCGTTCAAAGCGCGATCAACCCCAAACAATTAATCAATTTGTTACCCAAGCCATACAAACGGTACAAGCCCAAGCCTTGACCTTAAAACCCAGTGCGAACGTTCCAGAATTACGGATTAAAAATGGTAAAGAAAAAAAGATTACCAAACATCCCCTGATTGGCGATCGCTATTTATTAGGACGCAGTTCTCGTAGTTGTGACATTGTGGTGCGGAATTCCCTGATCTCGCAAGTGCATCTTTCGATTAACCGCACTCAGTCTGGAAATTATACGATCAAAGATGAGGACTCACTCAACGGCATTTATATCGGAAAACGGAAACAGTCTTCTTTTGTCCTCCGCCATGGGGATCGCTTCACTCTCGGTCCTCGGGATCTGGCGGATGCCGTGGAAATTACCTACTATGACCCGCCACCATTATTACTCAGAGGCTTTTCTTATATTTTCTATGGGATAGGTGGACTAGCGATTCTTTTCGCCCTTGTGATTGGCTTAGAATGGACAAAATTTTCTGTGCAACCGCTACCTGTTGGTGTGCAAGGCCCCGTGGTTGTCTATTCTCGGGATGGACAAACGCCATTACGTCCGTTGCAAAGTGGGACGCATCGAGAATTAAAAAATTTATCTGACTTCTCTCCTTATCTTCCTGATGCGGTGATTGCTTCCGAAGATACTCGTTTCTATTGGCATTTTGGCGTTGATCCGATTGGAATTTTACGCGCGATCGTTGTTAATTTAACGGCTAATGATGTCCGTCAAGGTGCAAGCACGCTCACCCAGCAGTTAGCCCGTAGTCTGTATCCTGATTATGTGGGACGAGAAAATACTGTGAAACGAAAAATCAATGAGATGATTGTCGCCTTGAAGTTGGAGACATTTTACAGCAAAGATCGGCTGTTGTTGACCTATTTGAATCGGGTGTATTTAGGGGTGGGAAGTTACGGTTTTGAAGATGCTGCCCAATTTTACTTTAATAAATCAGCGAGTGATGTGAATTTATCTGAAGCAGCTACTTTAGTCGCGATTTTACCTGCTCCGAATGCTTATAACCCTGTGCGAGATTATGAAACCGCCGTTCAGTTGCGCGATCGCGTGATTAATCGCATGGCAAACTTAGGCCTGGTCAGCGCAGAAGAAGCCCAACGCGCCCGCCGATCGCGCATCGAAGTCAGCCCAAAAGCCAAACAAAATTTCTCTCAAATTCGTGCCCCTTATTTCTACAATCATGTTTTAGTAGAGTTAAGGGAGCTCTTGGGATCTGAACTCGCAGCCGAAGGAAATTTTATTGTTGAAACCGCCCTTGATCTCGACTTACAGCAGCAAGCAGAAACCAGCCTCCGTGAAAATCTTAAGAATCAGGGGGCTTACTATGGCTATAACCAAGGTGCAATGGTAACCCTTGAAAGTAACACTGGTGGGATTCGAGCATTAGTTGGAGGAAAAAGTTATCAGGAAAGCCAGTTTAATCGGGTAACGCAAGCCCAACGTCAACCTGGTTCCACATTTAAAGTCTTTGCTTATGCAGCAGCGTTAGAACAAGGGATTTCTCGGAGTTATTCTTGTTCTCCGTTAAGGTGGAAAGGACAACGCTACACAGGCTGTGAAAGGAGTGCGGGGAATATTAGTCCAGCGCGAGGGTTAGCGCAATCGGAAAATGTGGTCGCCTTGCGGGTGGCGAGAGATGTGGGTTTAAATAACGTCGTACAAATGGCGCAACGATTAGGCGTAGAGTCAGATTTAAATCCTGTACCAGGTTTAGTGTTAGGACAAAGTGAAGTTAATCTCTTGGAAATGACGGGGACTTATACGGTTTTTGCCAATAATGGGATTAAGAATCGCCCGCACGCCATTAGGCGGATTTTTGATGGCGGTGATTGTCCTAATCCTGATGATTATGAAACTTGTCGGGTGATTTATGATTATAAAAACAATGCTGAGCGCGATCGCGCAGTCGTTTCTCCTCGTATCGCTCAAACCATGAACCAATGGTTACAACAGGTAGTTCAACAGGGAACGGGACGTGCAGCAAATATCGGTCGCAACGCAGCAGGAAAAACTGGGACAACCAACGATGCGGTTGATTTATGGTTTATTGGTTATGCTCCCCGTCAAGATTTGACCACAGGGGTTTGGTTAGGAAATGATCAACCTTCTCCCACCCGAGGGAGTAGCAGCCAAGCAGCCCAACTCTGGGGTAACTATATGCGGTCTATTTTTCGGTAA